The Luteibacter flocculans genomic interval GCGCGGAACGTACCGACCGACTCGCTGTTGGTTTCCATGGCAGCGTGGCGGCTTGCGATATCGGTCAACGTGGTGCGGATGTCCGAACCCGGGGTGAAGTCGAACAGGTCGTCCGGCAAACGCTCCTGCACGTGCGAGCGGATCACCTCGCGAAAGAGGTTGTCCTTGTCGCCAAAGTGGCTGTAAACGGTCAGCTTGGACACACCTGCAGACGCAGCGACGGCATCCATGCTGGTGCCGGCGAATCCGCCCTGGGTGAAAAGCGACTTGGCGGCATCGAGGATGGCCGCGCGCTTTTCCATGTCCTTCGGACGCCCCGGACCCTGGGTCTTCAGTTTCGGGCTGGCGTTCATGGCTGCACCTTCACAAACAGAAATTATGACTTTATTATACGCGGCGGTTCAGTTATTTCCAGCGTTGTCACTATCTTCGGCTGGAAAGCAAGAGTGCGATGCCTCTCTACCTTAGAATGGAAGATGGGGGTGCCTCTTCGGTTCACCATGACGATCCAAGGCCTCGGCCGCGGGCCGTTCAGGTGCCGTGAGAGGACGGACGACATGACTTCCGTCAGTCCGGTCCGGTGACTTCCGGCACTTCGTTCGGACAGGCGCCGCACCGCAGCCTTGCACCATTGGGAAATAGCGCGGTAAGCACTTATCCTTTCGAATCTTTTTTGCAGCTTTACGTACGGAAACCACACCATGGCGATGAATTTCGAGCAGGCCCGGCAGAACATGGTCGAAAACCAGGTTCGCCCCTGGGAAGTCCTCGACGCCGACGTTCTCGACACCTTGAAGGCAGTGCGCCGCGAGGATTTCGTGGCGCCGGCACACCGAAACGTGGCTTTCGCCGACCTCACCCTGCCTCTGGGGCACGGCGAGGTGATGATGAAGCCGGTGATCGAAGGCCGCGTGCTCCAGGCGCTGCTTCTCAACAAGACCGATGAGGTGCTTGAGATCGGCACGGGTTCGGGCTACCTCACAGCCTGCATGGCGCGGCTTGCCGGCAAAGTCACCAGCATCGACATGCATGCCGACTTCGTCGAGGCCGCCGGCCAGCGTCTCGCTGCGGCCGGCGTGACCAATGTCGCGCTGGCGACCGCGGAAGCCGTCAACGGCTATGCCCCGACCGGCGTTTTCGACGCCATCGTGGTCACGGGCGCGGTGCACACGGTGCCGGAGAAGTTCGTGCGCTGGCTGAAGCCGGGCGGGCGCATGTTCGTAGTACGCGGCGATTCGCCGGCGCAGAAGGCTGTCCTCCTCACCCATGAGGGCGACGGACGCTACCGCGAGGAATCGCTGTTCGAAACGGACCTTCCCTACCTGGCGCATGCCGCGCCGGTGAAGCGCTTCGTGCTCTGACCCACCAGATTTTCCCTTACCCACGAGGCGACACCATGCGCTTGAAGCTGCTCACCGTCGCGCTGGCATT includes:
- a CDS encoding TetR/AcrR family transcriptional regulator gives rise to the protein MNASPKLKTQGPGRPKDMEKRAAILDAAKSLFTQGGFAGTSMDAVAASAGVSKLTVYSHFGDKDNLFREVIRSHVQERLPDDLFDFTPGSDIRTTLTDIASRHAAMETNSESVGTFRAILSDCQSGGNPRFGRLVWEEGPARMHKLMQRLLEGAASRGQLDIPDVSRATTQLLALLKGDLLIRRLFGCEDCAVQFAEEVNANALAAVDMFMRAYSPRHVNV
- a CDS encoding protein-L-isoaspartate O-methyltransferase family protein, encoding MAMNFEQARQNMVENQVRPWEVLDADVLDTLKAVRREDFVAPAHRNVAFADLTLPLGHGEVMMKPVIEGRVLQALLLNKTDEVLEIGTGSGYLTACMARLAGKVTSIDMHADFVEAAGQRLAAAGVTNVALATAEAVNGYAPTGVFDAIVVTGAVHTVPEKFVRWLKPGGRMFVVRGDSPAQKAVLLTHEGDGRYREESLFETDLPYLAHAAPVKRFVL